A single region of the Biomaibacter acetigenes genome encodes:
- a CDS encoding phosphomannomutase/phosphoglucomutase has protein sequence MSIFKACDIRGTYGKDLTAEDAFNIGRAFGTIIEGRSVVVGGDVRLSTPALKQELIRGLFLTGCKVTDIGTLPTPAFYYSKRHLGTYAGVMVTASHNPARYNGFKFTFGELPVQEKDIEYIEKLTKSNDYRSGNGYIENHPMLEEYQKYIRSLFKPISGKIKVVIDAGNGVCGPVAIKLFESLGYEVVTLFCEPDGNFPNREPNPAVAENLRHLQEKVIETNADLGIAFDGDGDRVAFVDEKGEILSSERGIIIFARYLFEKYGPGKVVYDHKCSTIVEKEISKAGGEAIREKSGHAFIKRNFLLQDAVMAGEISGHYFFKELGGDDGIYAALLMGELLDEKKVKLSQLSSQIPDYYITPDIRVPYPYDDKEELLKSVKEKFKEYPIDTMDGVRAIFPNGWGLIRISVTEPVITMRFEGDTPENLAAIKEHFLEAVPKIKTLIKD, from the coding sequence ATGAGCATATTTAAAGCCTGTGATATCAGGGGAACCTATGGTAAAGATTTAACCGCAGAAGATGCCTTCAATATAGGTCGTGCTTTTGGTACAATAATTGAAGGCAGGAGTGTGGTGGTGGGAGGGGATGTAAGGCTGAGCACACCGGCTTTGAAACAGGAGCTGATAAGGGGACTTTTCCTGACCGGCTGTAAGGTTACTGATATAGGAACTTTACCTACTCCGGCATTTTATTACTCCAAGCGCCATCTCGGTACCTATGCCGGAGTCATGGTTACCGCATCCCACAATCCGGCCCGGTATAACGGTTTTAAGTTCACCTTCGGAGAATTGCCGGTGCAGGAAAAAGATATAGAGTATATTGAGAAGTTGACCAAAAGCAATGATTACAGGTCAGGGAACGGTTACATCGAAAATCATCCCATGCTTGAGGAGTACCAAAAATATATTCGCAGCCTTTTTAAACCTATCTCGGGGAAAATTAAAGTAGTTATCGATGCCGGCAACGGTGTTTGTGGTCCTGTAGCTATTAAACTCTTTGAAAGTCTTGGATATGAGGTGGTAACTCTTTTCTGCGAGCCCGACGGAAATTTCCCTAACCGTGAGCCAAACCCCGCCGTAGCGGAAAATTTGCGGCATTTACAGGAGAAAGTAATTGAAACAAATGCGGATCTTGGCATCGCATTCGATGGCGATGGAGACCGGGTGGCTTTTGTGGATGAGAAGGGGGAGATTCTTTCCAGCGAAAGAGGCATAATAATCTTTGCACGATATCTTTTTGAAAAATATGGACCCGGGAAAGTAGTGTATGATCACAAGTGCTCTACTATAGTAGAAAAAGAGATTTCTAAAGCCGGCGGTGAGGCTATTCGGGAAAAATCAGGACATGCCTTCATAAAGAGAAATTTTCTTTTGCAGGATGCCGTAATGGCCGGCGAAATCAGCGGCCACTATTTTTTTAAAGAACTGGGTGGTGATGACGGTATCTATGCGGCCCTGCTCATGGGGGAATTGCTGGATGAAAAGAAAGTAAAACTGTCGCAGCTTTCATCCCAGATACCCGATTATTATATAACCCCCGATATTCGGGTGCCCTATCCTTATGATGATAAAGAAGAACTTTTAAAAAGCGTCAAGGAAAAGTTTAAGGAATATCCCATCGATACGATGGATGGAGTGAGGGCCATTTTCCCCAACGGCTGGGGCCTCATCAGGATTTCCGTCACAGAGCCGGTGATTACTATGAGGTTTGAAGGAGACACACCGGAGAACCTTGCTGCCATAAAAGAACACTTTTTGGAGGCCGTACCCAAAATTAAAACACTCATCAAAGATTGA
- a CDS encoding glycine--tRNA ligase has protein sequence MNKIISLCKRRGFVFQGSEIYGGLANTWDYGPLGAELKQNVKRMWWKKVVHEREDVVGLDSAILMHPRVWEASGHVAGFNDALIDCKQCKSRFRADHLIEDALNMHVEGKSVQELTQIIHGNKIKCPVCGDVAWTDARVFNLMFKTHQGVTEDSSSVVYLRPETAQGIFVNFKNVLDTSRVKLPFGIAQIGKAFRNEITPGNFIFRTREFEQMELEYFVKPGDDMNWFEFWRQFTMDFFLALGVKKENLRLRDHAPEELSHYSKATTDLEYKFPFGWGELWGVANRTDFDLTKHMEYSGKTLTYFDQAENRQITPYVIEPSLGVDRAMLVLLCDAYREEEVEGETRVVLGFHPEMAPIKCAVLPLSKKEPLEELARKIYHDLKKYYHMEYDNTGSIGKRYRRQDEIGTPYAITVDFDSLEDHKITVRDRDTMQQDRIDIANVREYLRDKLGF, from the coding sequence ATGAACAAGATCATTTCTTTATGCAAGCGCCGGGGGTTTGTATTCCAGGGTTCCGAGATATATGGGGGTCTTGCCAATACCTGGGATTACGGCCCCCTCGGAGCAGAACTCAAGCAAAATGTGAAGCGCATGTGGTGGAAAAAGGTGGTCCATGAGAGGGAAGATGTGGTGGGTCTTGACAGCGCCATACTGATGCACCCCAGGGTATGGGAGGCTTCCGGCCATGTGGCGGGCTTCAACGATGCGCTTATAGACTGCAAGCAGTGCAAGTCCCGTTTCAGGGCCGACCACCTCATCGAGGATGCTCTGAATATGCATGTGGAAGGAAAGAGCGTCCAGGAACTGACACAGATCATACACGGCAATAAAATAAAGTGTCCGGTCTGCGGAGATGTGGCCTGGACCGATGCCCGGGTGTTCAACTTGATGTTCAAGACCCACCAGGGGGTGACGGAGGATTCCAGTTCTGTGGTGTACCTGCGCCCCGAAACCGCCCAGGGTATCTTCGTAAATTTCAAGAATGTGCTGGATACCAGCAGGGTGAAGCTGCCTTTTGGTATAGCACAGATAGGAAAGGCTTTCAGGAACGAAATAACACCGGGGAACTTTATTTTCAGGACAAGGGAATTCGAACAGATGGAACTGGAATACTTTGTAAAGCCCGGTGATGATATGAATTGGTTTGAATTCTGGCGGCAGTTCACCATGGATTTCTTTCTGGCTCTCGGGGTGAAAAAAGAAAATCTGCGCCTCCGGGACCATGCTCCCGAAGAACTTTCCCACTACTCGAAGGCTACCACCGACCTTGAATACAAGTTCCCCTTCGGGTGGGGAGAACTCTGGGGCGTGGCAAACCGCACCGATTTTGACCTGACAAAGCACATGGAGTACTCAGGGAAAACCCTCACATATTTCGACCAGGCGGAAAACCGGCAGATCACGCCGTATGTCATCGAGCCCTCATTGGGCGTAGATAGGGCCATGCTGGTGCTACTCTGCGACGCTTACAGGGAAGAAGAGGTAGAAGGGGAAACGAGAGTGGTTCTGGGCTTTCATCCCGAAATGGCTCCCATCAAATGTGCCGTCCTGCCGCTGTCAAAGAAGGAACCCCTCGAGGAACTGGCAAGAAAAATCTACCATGACCTCAAAAAATATTACCATATGGAATATGACAACACCGGCAGCATAGGCAAGCGTTATCGCCGCCAGGATGAGATTGGAACACCTTATGCCATAACGGTGGATTTCGACAGCCTGGAAGATCATAAAATCACAGTCAGGGATAGGGATACCATGCAGCAGGACAGGATAGATATTGCAAATGTAAGAGAATATTTGAGGGATAAATTGGGATTTTAG
- a CDS encoding inorganic phosphate transporter, giving the protein MTMIIVICILTTLVFAFINGFHDGCNVIATIISSRSIEPKKAIITAVAVEFLGPLFMGTAVAQTLGNGVIDQKYLTGVGNAASTFMVISALFGSIVWNLITWKYGLPSSSSHALIGGLLGAGIAAYGPGSIQWFTVTWKVIFILLATPLIGFAAGYVLLKLNKMVFKNFPSRINVFFKKIQMLSMIFLALSHSTSDSQKSMAIITMLLLINGLLPEFKVPLWVMIVCTLALSAGLATGGWSIIKTVGTRIYKVKPIHSFSSHIGFSCHNYRITSWQPGQHHTDCFFFDNGGWGGGQF; this is encoded by the coding sequence ATGACGATGATTATAGTTATTTGCATTTTAACAACCCTTGTATTTGCATTCATTAATGGATTTCATGACGGCTGTAATGTGATTGCAACTATAATATCGTCGCGTTCCATAGAGCCTAAAAAAGCCATTATAACAGCCGTTGCTGTCGAATTCCTGGGTCCACTTTTCATGGGGACCGCTGTGGCTCAGACTCTCGGGAACGGAGTTATTGATCAAAAGTATTTAACCGGTGTTGGGAATGCTGCATCTACATTTATGGTTATTTCAGCCCTTTTTGGCTCCATTGTATGGAATCTCATCACATGGAAATACGGTTTACCTTCGAGTTCATCCCACGCGCTCATAGGCGGATTGCTGGGAGCGGGAATTGCGGCATACGGCCCCGGATCTATTCAGTGGTTTACGGTCACCTGGAAAGTGATATTTATTTTACTCGCAACACCTTTGATAGGTTTTGCGGCGGGATATGTATTGCTTAAATTAAATAAAATGGTCTTCAAAAACTTTCCCTCAAGGATCAATGTATTTTTCAAAAAAATACAAATGCTTAGCATGATATTTCTGGCTTTGAGCCACAGCACCAGTGATTCGCAAAAATCTATGGCAATAATTACTATGTTATTGCTAATCAACGGGTTATTGCCGGAGTTTAAAGTGCCGCTGTGGGTGATGATAGTTTGCACCCTGGCATTATCTGCAGGGCTTGCCACGGGCGGGTGGTCCATAATAAAAACCGTCGGGACCAGGATTTACAAAGTTAAGCCCATACACTCTTTTAGTTCTCATATCGGCTTCAGCTGTCATAATTACCGCATCACTTCTTGGCAGCCCGGTCAGCACCACACAGATTGTTTCTTCTTCGATAATGGGGGTTGGGGCGGCGGACAATTTTAA
- a CDS encoding inorganic phosphate transporter produces MTASLLGSPVSTTQIVSSSIMGVGAADNFKNVRWDTVKSIMVSWIITIPTAALVASGIFRFVSIIAKWG; encoded by the coding sequence ATTACCGCATCACTTCTTGGCAGCCCGGTCAGCACCACACAGATTGTTTCTTCTTCGATAATGGGGGTTGGGGCGGCGGACAATTTTAAAAATGTGAGATGGGACACCGTGAAAAGTATAATGGTTTCATGGATAATTACCATTCCTACGGCAGCCTTAGTGGCATCAGGTATTTTCCGGTTTGTTTCAATTATTGCAAAGTGGGGGTGA
- a CDS encoding carbohydrate ABC transporter permease, with product MRQQIKVFLPRIFIYLLLIFVSLPIVIAYLWLFSSSISRELTFGVLPRSFTLDNWRFLWSEIKIGTKVFENIWPVTFNSILLAGSITVAEVIISLLAGFALSRMNFFGKDYIMKTAIILHAFPGVALLIALFYVLNFIGLLDKIIGVVMVKVALELPMATWMIKGFFDEFPWDIEWAAYIDGCTRFQAWYRIILPQIKPGIAAVAIFAFLAGWSEFIYSYTFLFSSENYTLAVFLKNLIGDFRFLDYGLLAATGLFYLIPVIVFFLISQKSLMKMTFGGMKG from the coding sequence TTGAGACAGCAAATAAAAGTTTTCTTACCGAGAATATTCATTTATTTACTACTTATTTTTGTGAGCCTTCCTATAGTCATTGCTTATTTATGGCTTTTCTCAAGTTCCATTTCAAGAGAACTTACATTCGGTGTACTGCCCAGAAGTTTTACACTAGATAACTGGAGATTTCTTTGGAGTGAGATAAAAATAGGTACAAAAGTGTTTGAGAACATCTGGCCTGTCACTTTTAACAGTATTCTGCTGGCCGGGAGCATTACAGTAGCGGAAGTTATAATAAGTCTTCTGGCTGGTTTTGCTCTATCAAGGATGAATTTTTTTGGTAAAGATTACATTATGAAAACAGCCATAATACTGCACGCCTTTCCAGGTGTTGCACTTTTGATAGCGCTTTTTTATGTTTTAAATTTCATCGGACTGTTAGATAAAATCATAGGAGTGGTGATGGTAAAGGTAGCTTTGGAATTACCAATGGCAACATGGATGATAAAAGGATTTTTTGATGAGTTTCCATGGGATATTGAATGGGCTGCATATATCGATGGTTGCACCAGGTTCCAGGCATGGTACAGGATCATCCTCCCTCAGATAAAACCCGGGATTGCTGCGGTAGCAATATTTGCCTTCCTTGCGGGATGGTCTGAATTTATTTACTCCTATACATTTTTATTCAGCAGCGAAAACTATACTCTTGCGGTATTTTTAAAAAATTTGATAGGGGACTTCAGATTCCTTGATTACGGGTTGTTGGCGGCCACGGGATTATTTTATCTGATACCTGTAATTGTATTTTTCCTTATTTCACAGAAATCTCTAATGAAAATGACCTTTGGAGGTATGAAGGGATAA
- a CDS encoding DUF47 domain-containing protein, whose translation MNFLAGLFPKEKDFYKMLYDQSLKTKEGLEYLEKFMNTGDKQYATRVKEIEKEADELRKILIGELDDTFITPFDRDDLFMLSRVIDDILDYSKTTIDEMEIYELEPCEELKQITALLVESARSIHCSIENLKKNKKAANEYALKVKKIENEVENLYRHNLARLVKNKDIGYVLKMREIYRHLSNLADKSDTAADIIGHILVKLS comes from the coding sequence ATGAACTTTTTGGCCGGTCTGTTTCCGAAGGAAAAAGATTTTTACAAGATGTTATATGATCAGTCATTAAAGACGAAAGAAGGGCTGGAGTATTTGGAAAAGTTTATGAATACCGGCGATAAGCAATACGCAACTAGAGTAAAAGAGATAGAAAAAGAAGCCGATGAACTGCGCAAAATTCTCATTGGCGAACTGGATGATACTTTTATAACGCCTTTTGACAGGGATGATTTGTTCATGCTGTCAAGGGTAATAGATGATATTCTCGACTACAGCAAAACCACTATAGATGAGATGGAAATTTACGAACTTGAACCATGCGAAGAGTTAAAACAGATAACGGCACTCCTGGTCGAATCTGCGCGGTCGATACATTGTTCTATAGAAAATTTAAAGAAAAACAAGAAAGCGGCAAACGAATATGCGCTAAAGGTGAAGAAGATAGAAAACGAAGTAGAAAATCTTTACCGGCACAACCTTGCCAGACTGGTAAAAAACAAGGATATAGGATATGTTCTGAAAATGCGGGAAATCTATCGACATTTGAGCAACCTTGCCGACAAAAGCGATACGGCGGCGGATATTATAGGCCATATCCTTGTAAAATTGAGCTGA
- a CDS encoding L-lactate dehydrogenase — protein MKIGLVGAGYVGATTAYALMLQGIASELVLIDVNKDRAEGEALDLIHSTSFVHPVEIYAGDYSDLAGAEIVIISAGPSIGKNETRLDLAGKNYEIFKNIIPRITRHNDSCILLIVTNPVDVLSYAALRLSGFPKNRVIGSGTVLDSSRFRAALAAKLGVDARNIHGYILGEHGDSQVAAWSLTNIMGINFDEFCAKYAGNCGTNIKEEIEKQVRTSAYKVIAKKGATNYAVALAIAKIVKSILRNENSILTVSTYVEDLDGVGDVYLSLPCIVNKHGADRVLIPQLSNNEKADLKKSAEIIKKYIEDVMGAVV, from the coding sequence ATGAAAATCGGACTTGTGGGGGCAGGTTATGTGGGTGCCACCACGGCTTATGCATTGATGCTTCAGGGGATCGCTTCGGAACTGGTATTGATCGATGTCAATAAAGATAGGGCTGAAGGTGAAGCATTGGACCTGATACATTCCACCTCTTTTGTCCATCCTGTGGAAATCTATGCCGGGGATTATAGCGACCTGGCAGGTGCCGAAATCGTTATAATATCCGCCGGGCCTAGCATCGGAAAAAATGAAACAAGGCTTGATCTGGCCGGTAAGAATTATGAAATATTTAAAAATATAATACCCCGGATAACAAGACATAATGATAGCTGTATATTGCTCATTGTCACAAACCCGGTGGATGTTCTATCCTATGCCGCCTTGAGGCTGTCGGGCTTTCCCAAAAACAGGGTCATCGGTTCCGGAACGGTTCTCGACAGCTCCAGGTTCAGAGCAGCCCTTGCCGCAAAGCTTGGGGTGGATGCGCGAAATATCCACGGTTACATCCTGGGGGAACACGGCGATTCCCAGGTGGCTGCCTGGAGTCTTACCAATATTATGGGAATAAATTTTGATGAATTCTGCGCTAAATATGCGGGCAACTGCGGCACCAACATAAAAGAAGAAATTGAAAAACAAGTCAGGACTTCGGCATATAAAGTCATTGCAAAAAAAGGAGCCACCAACTATGCAGTGGCCCTAGCCATTGCTAAGATCGTAAAGAGCATCCTGCGGAATGAAAACTCCATCCTCACCGTATCCACATATGTCGAGGACCTGGACGGAGTCGGGGATGTGTACCTCAGCCTCCCGTGCATCGTAAACAAACATGGAGCCGACAGGGTTCTGATTCCACAGCTTTCCAACAACGAAAAAGCGGACCTTAAAAAATCCGCTGAAATAATCAAAAAATATATAGAAGATGTGATGGGGGCAGTTGTATAA
- a CDS encoding carbohydrate ABC transporter permease, translating to MQEQGLVVDKKKAKKNITENYRSFLTALPFIGPFLLLIILFYFTPVILTLIMSLTGMDFTLEWKFSGLENYIKLFHDQNVELVIINTIKYVVFTLVINVGFGFLLAIATGYFIKDENVGLLFQTIWMLPRMTPAVIYALLWLWFLDPTEVGMLNILSGKLFVLPPQNWILNHPMGVVIIANGMIGASLGMVVFSAAIKSIPIDYFQAASVDGASDWDIIRHVIIPFLKWPIMFMTIWQTLSLITSYEYILLLTDGGPLNKSEVWSLFSYHKAFSNYEFGYGAAISVVLVIIAIIIALIMLKLFGYEAMMNRGKIKV from the coding sequence GTGCAAGAACAGGGTCTTGTCGTAGATAAGAAAAAGGCAAAGAAAAATATTACCGAAAACTATCGCTCTTTTTTAACCGCACTGCCTTTTATTGGCCCTTTTTTGCTCCTCATCATTCTGTTTTATTTTACACCGGTAATTTTAACTTTAATAATGTCTTTAACCGGCATGGATTTTACACTGGAATGGAAGTTTTCAGGGCTAGAAAATTATATTAAACTTTTTCACGACCAAAATGTAGAGCTTGTAATTATCAATACAATAAAGTATGTAGTGTTTACTCTGGTTATTAATGTGGGTTTCGGATTTCTGCTGGCCATAGCGACCGGTTATTTTATAAAAGACGAAAACGTGGGATTGTTATTTCAAACAATATGGATGCTCCCACGGATGACGCCTGCGGTAATTTACGCCCTTTTGTGGTTGTGGTTTTTGGATCCCACCGAAGTTGGGATGCTCAACATACTCTCTGGGAAATTATTCGTGCTTCCTCCGCAGAACTGGATTCTAAATCACCCCATGGGAGTGGTAATAATTGCAAACGGGATGATAGGTGCTTCCCTGGGGATGGTGGTATTTTCTGCAGCGATTAAATCAATCCCCATTGACTATTTCCAGGCAGCCAGTGTAGACGGTGCTTCTGACTGGGATATTATCAGACACGTTATAATTCCTTTTTTAAAGTGGCCCATCATGTTTATGACTATATGGCAGACCCTGTCGCTTATAACGTCTTACGAGTATATTTTGCTTTTAACTGACGGCGGGCCCCTCAATAAGAGCGAAGTCTGGTCCTTGTTTTCTTACCACAAAGCTTTCAGTAATTATGAGTTCGGCTACGGTGCAGCAATATCCGTGGTCCTGGTTATAATTGCGATAATAATTGCCCTTATAATGTTAAAACTCTTCGGTTATGAGGCGATGATGAATAGAGGCAAAATTAAAGTTTAG
- a CDS encoding ABC transporter ATP-binding protein has translation MEVKMRNVTKQFGNFIAVDNLNLNIRDGEFIALLGPSGCGKTTTLLMLAGLYKPDAGDIAFDNRIMNNILPKDRNIGMCFQSYALYPHMTVVENIAFPLKLRRTPKDEIDKKVKEIASRFHLDHLLQRFPGQISGGQQQRVALARALVKEPGMLLLDEPLSNLDSGLRISMRAEIKKLQKELGITTVFVTHDQTEALSMCDRIAVMNKGKLQDFGTPEDLYMRPKNLFIAGFIGNPPMNFLEVSYIRENNKVVLKEEYFEISLPQNVERNYVKKQSGDKVILGIRPENMILGDEEPNTIKGEIYVVEPLGRDKLVDIIIGKNRIKIIAPQNYKGNMGDRVIVHIDLENIHLFDSIDGKSMRITA, from the coding sequence ATGGAAGTAAAAATGAGAAATGTGACTAAACAGTTTGGAAATTTTATAGCTGTAGATAACTTGAATTTAAACATCCGAGATGGTGAATTTATAGCCCTGCTCGGACCGTCAGGCTGTGGCAAGACCACCACTCTTTTGATGCTGGCCGGGCTTTATAAACCCGATGCAGGAGATATAGCCTTTGACAACAGGATAATGAATAATATATTGCCCAAAGACAGGAATATAGGCATGTGTTTTCAGAGTTATGCCCTTTACCCTCACATGACTGTGGTGGAAAACATCGCTTTTCCTCTTAAGTTGAGAAGAACACCTAAAGACGAGATCGATAAAAAGGTGAAAGAGATTGCAAGTAGATTCCATCTCGACCACTTGCTCCAAAGATTTCCCGGGCAGATTTCCGGGGGCCAGCAACAAAGGGTGGCTCTGGCTAGAGCGCTTGTGAAAGAGCCGGGTATGCTATTGCTGGACGAGCCTCTTTCCAACCTGGATTCGGGTCTCAGGATATCTATGAGGGCGGAAATAAAAAAGCTCCAGAAGGAGCTGGGTATAACCACAGTGTTTGTAACTCATGACCAGACCGAAGCACTTTCCATGTGCGACAGAATAGCAGTTATGAATAAAGGCAAGTTGCAGGACTTTGGTACACCCGAAGACCTTTATATGAGGCCAAAAAATCTGTTCATCGCAGGGTTTATAGGCAATCCTCCAATGAATTTTCTTGAAGTGTCTTATATAAGGGAAAACAACAAAGTCGTATTAAAAGAGGAATATTTCGAAATATCGCTTCCTCAAAATGTGGAGCGGAATTATGTAAAAAAACAGAGTGGTGACAAAGTGATCCTCGGTATCAGGCCGGAAAATATGATTCTAGGGGATGAAGAGCCCAACACTATTAAAGGAGAAATATATGTGGTGGAACCCCTGGGTAGGGACAAACTGGTAGATATAATAATTGGAAAGAACAGGATTAAAATCATCGCTCCACAGAACTACAAGGGGAATATGGGGGATAGGGTAATCGTCCACATAGATTTGGAAAACATTCACCTTTTTGACAGCATCGATGGCAAATCAATGAGAATCACGGCTTGA
- a CDS encoding ABC transporter substrate-binding protein: MKKIIGIFLTVVLSMSLILTGCGKVQETKDAGQKSDSGKTTAIENIVIEVESYGSPADSTRSTNLQEAAQELNKILEEKGDNRRVEVKTNHVSSGYDEYNRKFMLAHKSGGGADIRAISHSDIAMMAQGGYILQLDDYVNNSEWSKYVQDIYPNLWDASKWMARIYGIPQDTEARPLYFRKDILKKLGWSDEQISALPEKIKNGEFTLEDMTRLAREAVKKGAAKIGIYHRPNNGADFITLVYDFGGRLFDENTGKLIFERKPIKDTLNYFYQIAQVDKVIPSGMTSMEWRQIHKGWVEGEVLFWYGGTWHWGEYQKVEYHSKLGKLSENYMFQNMGYALVPAPSKGGKPVTLSQPYMYVINRNTKYPDLAFALIAVASQPKYNVKHAVESGHLVISSAAAEDTAYKQNRFLHDVQYMLNYTTVQPNHPEFGKFTSAFFKAIQAVEMGEYDPEQAVNWLEEQLKNDVKDMVFVD, translated from the coding sequence GTGAAAAAAATTATAGGGATTTTTTTAACGGTTGTGTTGTCAATGAGTTTGATTTTAACCGGATGCGGGAAGGTGCAGGAAACTAAAGATGCGGGTCAGAAGTCGGATTCCGGAAAAACGACAGCCATAGAAAACATAGTAATTGAAGTTGAGTCTTATGGTTCTCCCGCCGATTCAACGAGATCTACCAATTTACAAGAAGCAGCGCAGGAATTAAATAAAATTCTTGAGGAAAAAGGCGATAATAGAAGAGTAGAAGTGAAAACCAATCATGTTTCATCGGGTTATGATGAGTACAACAGAAAATTCATGCTGGCCCATAAATCGGGCGGTGGCGCCGACATAAGAGCCATCAGTCATTCAGATATAGCCATGATGGCTCAGGGAGGATATATACTACAGTTGGATGACTATGTAAACAATTCAGAATGGAGTAAATATGTACAGGATATTTATCCAAATCTTTGGGACGCCTCTAAATGGATGGCAAGAATTTACGGCATACCCCAGGATACCGAAGCAAGGCCTCTGTATTTTAGGAAAGACATATTGAAGAAACTGGGTTGGTCCGATGAACAGATTTCAGCCCTTCCAGAAAAAATTAAAAACGGTGAATTTACATTGGAAGATATGACAAGACTGGCCCGCGAAGCGGTAAAAAAAGGTGCGGCGAAAATCGGCATATATCACAGGCCAAACAACGGAGCGGATTTTATCACACTGGTTTATGATTTCGGCGGTAGGCTGTTTGATGAAAATACCGGTAAATTGATTTTTGAAAGGAAACCAATAAAAGACACATTAAATTACTTTTATCAAATTGCTCAGGTGGATAAGGTAATTCCGTCAGGCATGACATCCATGGAATGGAGACAGATACACAAAGGGTGGGTAGAAGGAGAAGTACTATTCTGGTATGGCGGGACCTGGCACTGGGGCGAGTATCAGAAGGTGGAATACCACAGTAAATTGGGCAAATTGAGTGAGAATTATATGTTTCAAAATATGGGATACGCCTTGGTGCCTGCACCATCAAAAGGCGGCAAGCCGGTCACTCTCTCTCAGCCATATATGTACGTAATAAACAGAAATACGAAATATCCCGACCTGGCCTTTGCACTGATCGCAGTTGCTTCTCAGCCTAAATACAATGTTAAACATGCGGTGGAGTCAGGTCATCTTGTGATAAGTTCCGCAGCGGCGGAAGATACGGCATATAAGCAAAATAGATTTCTTCATGATGTCCAGTACATGTTGAATTATACTACGGTCCAGCCCAATCATCCGGAGTTTGGCAAATTTACGAGTGCGTTCTTTAAAGCTATCCAGGCGGTTGAAATGGGAGAATATGACCCTGAACAGGCTGTTAACTGGCTGGAAGAACAGCTCAAAAATGATGTCAAGGACATGGTATTTGTCGACTAA
- a CDS encoding class II aldolase/adducin family protein, whose product MTKFEIKQEVVKIAKKADEMELCRHKSGNFSMIDRKEGLIYITPSGISREDLTPEKIIVVDLDGNIVEGTLHPSIETSMHITAYKIKPEARGVAHTHSRYSTIFACMGKEILPVSAEAILYGGKPVKVAEFAPPGSKELARTIIEPMKDSDVCLLKYHGVIAVGEDLEKALIKLIYVEEVAFLYYHMLTLGQKEFMPLEIFNAMLNG is encoded by the coding sequence ATGACAAAGTTTGAAATAAAGCAGGAAGTAGTAAAGATAGCCAAAAAAGCCGATGAGATGGAACTTTGCCGGCATAAGTCCGGGAACTTCAGCATGATAGACAGGAAAGAAGGTCTGATATACATAACTCCTTCAGGTATATCAAGAGAAGACCTCACACCTGAAAAGATAATCGTAGTGGACCTTGATGGCAATATAGTCGAAGGAACCCTTCACCCATCCATAGAAACTTCCATGCACATAACCGCATATAAAATAAAGCCAGAGGCCAGGGGCGTGGCCCATACCCATTCCAGATATTCCACCATTTTTGCCTGTATGGGAAAGGAAATCCTTCCGGTCAGTGCCGAAGCAATTTTATACGGAGGAAAACCTGTAAAGGTGGCCGAGTTTGCACCTCCCGGAAGTAAGGAACTGGCCCGGACCATAATTGAACCGATGAAGGATTCTGATGTATGTCTTTTAAAATACCATGGAGTAATTGCCGTCGGCGAAGACCTGGAAAAGGCGCTCATAAAGCTAATATATGTGGAAGAAGTGGCATTTTTGTATTATCATATGCTGACTCTGGGGCAGAAAGAATTCATGCCTTTAGAAATTTTTAATGCGATGTTAAATGGCTGA